One window from the genome of Nicotiana tomentosiformis chromosome 5, ASM39032v3, whole genome shotgun sequence encodes:
- the LOC104106375 gene encoding QWRF motif-containing protein 7 has protein sequence MEKEKNRSTRKQNYQPAINIQRSPANSPRLLRSKSGMSLPEIHTYSSTDPVPSLVNRSKSTTKMRTYRGEENVSPLMRSPNYTQIKTTRKSSQENGDHNYSFGKFLQRNNQSKITNSSSAWALSPGRPLPNSTASQLPNTVPKSPSTRKLKAESKESSGSRSGVVGVLKYFKQRKVSPVLEEDFHQYRIMNNRLVQWRFANARAEASMATIKRVAQKKLFNVWLRISIMRNFTAEKRIQVQKLKHEIKINQIMNSQGRLLREWQRLEVKNSEAVGRVARKLSAVSLCLPLVDGAEAKVTSVYDAVISAEEVMDGIEDFIMNMQWQVEQSCFLLTQLIVILKQEKEFSEELENHINTISSLEVEEETLRVHCIQLAKEWSR, from the exons atggAGAAGGAGAAAAATCGCAGTACTCGCAAGCAAAATTATCAACCAGCCATTAATATTCAGCGATCACCGGCTAACTCTCCACGATTACTAAGAAGCAAAAGCGGAATGTCACTTCCCGAAATCCACACCTACTCATCAACAGACCCAGTGCCAAGTCTTGTCAATCGGTCAAAATCAACGACGAAAATGAGAACTTATAGAGGTGAAGAAAATGTTAGCCCATTGATGAGAAGCCCAAACTATACACAAATCAAGACGACTAGAAAGTCGTCTCAAGAAAATGGAGATCATAATTATAGTTTTGGTAAATTCTTACAACGCAATAATCAGAGTAAGATTACTAATTCTTCTTCTGCATGGGCATTGTCACCAGGACGTCCATTGCCTAATTCGACTGCATCTCAATTGCCTAATACGGTCCCTAAGTCGCCTAGCACTAGAAAATTGAAAGCGGAGTCTAAGGAGAGTAGTGGTAGTCGAAGTGGTGTTGTTGGGGTTTTGAAGTATTTTAAGCAGAGAAAAGTGTCACCTGTATTAGAAGAAGATTTTCATCAATATAGGATTATGAATAATAGGTTGGTACAATGGAGGTTTGCCAATGCTCGTGCTGAGGCTTCTATGGCTACAATCAAGAGGGTTGCACAG AAGAAGCTGTTCAATGTATGGTTAAGAATCTCAATTATGAGAAACTTCACCGCGGAGAAGAGAATTCAAGTGCAAAAATTGAAGCACGAAATTAAAATAAACCAAATAATGAATTCTCAAGGTCGTTTACTTAGAGAATGGCAAAGATTAGAGGTCAAAAATTCTGAAGCAGTTGGAAGGGTGGCCAGGAAATTGTCAGCAGTTTCTCTTTGTCTTCCATTAGTCGATGGAGCTGAG GCAAAAGTGACGTCGGTTTATGATGCTGTGATCTCAGCTGAGGAAGTCATGGACGGTATCGAGGATTTTATTATGAATATGCAATGGcag GTTGAGCAGTCATGTTTTTTGCTCACACAGCTTATAGTCATTTTAAAGCAGGAGAAAGAGTTTTCGGAGGAACTAGAGAATCATATAAATACAATTTCTTCTTTAGAG GTAGAAGAGGAAACCTTGAGAGTACATTGTATCCAATTGGCTAAGGAGTGGAGCAGATGA